In Ruminiclostridium papyrosolvens DSM 2782, the following proteins share a genomic window:
- a CDS encoding TIM barrel protein produces the protein MLKLMNFSNHPYDLYRFSGDSNKIKKFLYKHDLQGLEIIQTSQWQNEIVSSSLLHGLHMRFWPAWLDFYRNDKYELYRQFGDIEAYKQYYGGETWECILEYYRNEIKTACDMGVKYIVFHVSHVQLEHCYNYKFTYGDEEIIEAFIEMINKLFKDTSADFDLLLENQWWPGLTLLDKKLAFRLMDGINYPKKGFMLDIGHMMNTNTELKTEEEGVKYILRVLQNLEELSSNIKGIHLNSSVSGKYVKDKIKNWGGFNKSESFFDRYLKVFEHIAKIDNHIPFSHPSIKRVIEYINPKYLVYEFITNTFDEMEQYVTLQNRVLKSFGE, from the coding sequence GTGTTAAAGCTGATGAATTTTTCAAACCACCCATATGATTTATACAGATTTTCGGGTGACAGCAACAAAATCAAAAAGTTTTTATACAAGCATGATTTGCAAGGACTTGAAATTATTCAGACTTCTCAGTGGCAGAATGAGATTGTTTCGTCTTCATTGCTTCATGGGCTGCATATGCGCTTTTGGCCTGCTTGGCTTGATTTTTATCGCAATGATAAGTATGAGCTTTATAGACAGTTTGGTGATATAGAAGCCTACAAACAATACTATGGCGGTGAAACATGGGAGTGTATATTGGAGTATTACCGCAATGAAATTAAAACAGCCTGTGATATGGGTGTAAAATACATAGTTTTTCATGTAAGCCATGTACAGCTTGAACATTGCTATAATTATAAATTTACATATGGTGATGAAGAAATTATTGAAGCATTTATTGAAATGATAAATAAGTTGTTCAAAGACACTTCAGCAGATTTTGACCTGCTTTTGGAAAATCAATGGTGGCCCGGTCTTACACTTTTGGATAAAAAACTGGCATTCAGGCTTATGGACGGAATAAACTATCCCAAAAAAGGATTCATGCTTGATATAGGCCATATGATGAATACCAACACTGAGCTGAAAACAGAAGAGGAAGGTGTTAAATATATTCTTCGAGTACTCCAGAATCTGGAGGAATTATCGTCAAATATTAAAGGAATACACCTTAATAGCTCTGTCTCAGGAAAATATGTAAAAGATAAAATCAAGAACTGGGGTGGTTTTAACAAAAGTGAATCCTTTTTTGACAGATATCTGAAAGTATTTGAGCACATCGCCAAAATTGACAACCACATTCCCTTTTCACATCCGTCAATCAAGAGGGTTATAGAATACATAAATCCTAAGTATTTGGTGTATGAGTTCATTACCAATACATTTGATGAAATGGAACAATATGTGACGCTTCAGAATAGGGTTTTAAAAAGTTTTGGAGAATAA
- a CDS encoding pyridoxamine 5'-phosphate oxidase family protein, translating into MNEVLEYLKECGIIYLATNEDGQARVRPFGAVCVFEGKLYIVTNNRKKVYHQMKKNNKVEICGMNKGTWIRLEGEVEEDLRREARVAMMDANHAALSSMYTVDDNVMTVFAFKHGIATICSFTDEPKVIEL; encoded by the coding sequence ATGAACGAAGTTTTAGAATACCTGAAAGAATGTGGTATTATATACCTTGCTACCAACGAGGACGGACAGGCTCGTGTGCGTCCCTTTGGCGCTGTATGTGTCTTCGAAGGCAAGCTTTATATCGTTACCAATAACCGAAAAAAAGTATACCACCAGATGAAGAAAAACAACAAGGTTGAAATTTGCGGTATGAATAAAGGAACTTGGATTCGACTAGAAGGTGAAGTCGAGGAAGATTTGCGCAGGGAAGCTCGTGTGGCAATGATGGATGCCAACCATGCCGCTCTTAGTTCCATGTACACCGTAGATGACAATGTAATGACCGTATTTGCATTTAAACATGGCATAGCAACTATCTGCTCTTTTACGGATGAGCCAAAGGTAATTGAACTATAA
- a CDS encoding winged helix-turn-helix transcriptional regulator, which translates to MEKKQLFGLCPYVTAQRILTGKWSMYILYLLTDGPIRFNELQRRMPEEMTHTTLSRQLKAMEKEGLIIRTEYQQIPPKVEYCLSDIGDKFKKVLAELEVWGNEYIEFLMNNEKTKTP; encoded by the coding sequence ATGGAGAAAAAACAACTTTTTGGCCTATGTCCGTACGTAACAGCCCAAAGAATATTAACCGGAAAATGGTCAATGTACATTCTTTATTTGTTAACTGATGGGCCTATTCGTTTTAACGAGCTACAAAGGCGTATGCCGGAGGAAATGACACACACCACATTATCTCGCCAGCTAAAAGCAATGGAAAAGGAAGGACTGATTATCCGCACAGAATATCAGCAGATACCGCCAAAAGTAGAATATTGCCTGAGTGATATCGGAGATAAATTCAAAAAGGTTCTTGCGGAGCTTGAAGTATGGGGAAATGAGTATATTGAATTTCTTATGAATAATGAAAAAACAAAAACACCCTAA
- a CDS encoding cyclic lactone autoinducer peptide yields MKAKIKLLFVPLSLLITLLALSGVCSACYGYYYQPKAPKHLTVRRSH; encoded by the coding sequence ATGAAGGCAAAAATCAAACTTTTGTTTGTACCTTTGTCACTATTAATCACACTTCTTGCGTTATCAGGTGTTTGCTCGGCATGTTACGGATACTACTATCAGCCGAAAGCACCCAAGCATTTGACGGTACGCAGAAGTCATTAA
- a CDS encoding accessory gene regulator ArgB-like protein gives MRFINKWSYSCAKGLSSVLEESHQKKAEYYFGFQVAIGSIVKTGVLIAVSTVFGVLLPTLIVSISFALLRKVAGGYHMDTYGKCLLVSIGFFVAAALIAKHTYDYWSITWLIILIAIIFIIGIHILIKYAPKDTPNRLITDSQEKLRFKKLSVLYICVWLIVVTILTVLGFKMYTLLLCFSVLQELFAITPTGHKFFDIIKNGLAANGR, from the coding sequence TTGAGATTTATAAATAAATGGTCATACTCTTGTGCAAAGGGTTTGTCAAGTGTTCTTGAAGAGAGTCACCAGAAGAAGGCTGAATATTATTTCGGTTTTCAAGTGGCTATCGGCAGTATTGTTAAAACTGGCGTATTGATAGCTGTTTCAACGGTCTTTGGAGTACTGCTTCCTACATTGATAGTATCCATATCCTTCGCATTACTGCGAAAGGTAGCCGGAGGATATCATATGGATACATATGGTAAATGTTTATTGGTGTCAATAGGCTTTTTTGTTGCAGCAGCATTGATTGCAAAGCATACATATGACTATTGGAGTATTACATGGTTGATAATACTGATTGCCATAATATTTATCATAGGTATTCATATATTAATAAAATACGCACCAAAGGATACTCCCAATAGGCTGATTACAGATTCCCAAGAGAAACTCAGATTTAAGAAATTATCTGTTTTATATATCTGTGTATGGTTAATAGTAGTTACAATATTAACCGTACTCGGATTTAAAATGTATACTCTGTTATTATGCTTTAGTGTTTTGCAGGAGTTATTCGCAATAACGCCTACGGGACACAAATTTTTTGACATAATAAAGAACGGGTTGGCTGCAAACGGGAGGTGA